A single region of the Palaemon carinicauda isolate YSFRI2023 chromosome 17, ASM3689809v2, whole genome shotgun sequence genome encodes:
- the LOC137656336 gene encoding variant surface antigen D-like — translation MEVELGRTLKCVEEAINLMSQREKDTTTTSRGEKDTTTTTTTTSRGEKDTTTTTSRGEKDTTTTTTTSRGEKDTTTTAASREEKDTTKTSRGEKDTTTTTSRGEKDTTTTTTTSRGEKDTTTTAASREEKDTTKTSRGEKDTTRRSRGEKDTTTTTTTSRGEKDTTTTTTTSSRGEKDTTTSRGEKDTTTSRGEKDTTTTRGEKDTSITKTTSG, via the coding sequence AGGGAGAAggatacaacaacaacaagtagAGGGGAGAAGgatacaacaacaacgacaacaacaacaagtagAGGGGAGaaggatacaacaacaacaacaagtagagGGGAGaaggatacaacaacaacaacaacaacaagtagagGGGAGAaggatacaacaacaacagcagcaagtaGGGAGGAGAAGGATACAACAAAAACAAGTAGAGGGGAGaaggatacaacaacaacaacaagtagagGGGAGaaggatacaacaacaacaacaacaacaagtagagGGGAGAaggatacaacaacaacagcagcaagtaGGGAGGAGAAGGATACAACAAAAACAAGTAGAGGGGAGAAGGATACAACAAGAAGAAGTAGAGGGGAGAAggatacaactacaacaacaacaacaagtagagGGGAGaaggatacaacaacaacaacaacaacaagtagtaGAGGGGAGAAGGATACAACAACAAGTAGAGGGGAGAAGGATACAACAACAAGTAGAGGGGAGAAGGATACAACAACAACTAGAGGGGAGAAGGATacatcaataacaaaaacaacatcaggATAA